A single Macaca mulatta isolate MMU2019108-1 chromosome 15, T2T-MMU8v2.0, whole genome shotgun sequence DNA region contains:
- the C15H9orf43 gene encoding uncharacterized protein C9orf43 homolog, with product MDLPDESQWDETTCGFAVCQHPQCWATVRRIERGHPRILGSTCKTPLDAEDKLPVLTVVNISDSCFAPRHLPECTVTKARSLLSRSSKFYSKFHGRPPKGLPDKSLINCTNRLPKLPVLNLNETQLPCPEDVRNMVVLWIPEETEIHGRQHGKKKRKNLTVKSKSFLGLSGNQSAETRVETPGMTVPPPTPVQLSKQFSSDFLPLWAQSEALPQDLLKELLPDRKQTMPCLEMKIKLAMMKKNLPLERNRPDSAISSKMFLSIHRLTLERPALRYPERLKKLHNLKTEGYRKQQQWQQQQQQRKVKTPIKKQEAKKKAKSDPGSQSTSHKHPVTTVHDPLYGYRTLPGQNSDMKQQQQMEKGTTSKQDSTERPKMDYCDHVDFHHNVKSPELYETEPTNKDISAPVEAVLKAQAARQKKISFNFSEIMVRTGWNSELKLLRILQETDDEDEEDQYSEAEKPLEE from the exons ATGGACTTGCCAGATGAGAGCCAGTGGGATGAAACCACCTGTGGCTTTGCTGTTTGTCAGCACCCACAATGCTGGGCAACTGTCCGCCGCATTGAAAGGGGCCATCCTCGAATCCTTGGCTCAACCTGCAAAACTCCCCTGGATGCTGAAG ATAAACTCCCAGTGCTCACCGTGGTAAACATCTCGGATTCCTGCTTTGCACCTCGTCATCTACCAGAATGTACCGTTACTAAGGCCCGTTCTTTATTGTCTCGGAGTTCAAAGTTTTACTCCAAATTTCATGGCAG GCCTCCGAAGGGTTTACCTGACAAAAGTTTGATCAACTGTACTAATAGACTTCCCAAA CTTCCAGTGTTGAATTTGAATGAGACGCAACTTCCCTGCCCTGAAGATGTTAGAAATATGGTTGTATTGTGGATCCCAGAAGAAACAGAGATACATGGGAG acagcatgggaagaagaaaagaaagaacttgaCAGTG AAAAGCAAGTCATTTCTGGGTCTCTCCGGAAATCAGTCCGCAGAAACACGAGTAGAAACTCCAGGGATGACTgtgcctcccccaaccccagtgCAATTGTCTAAACAATTCAGTTCAGATTTCCTACCTCTCTGGGCTCAATCCGAAGCATTACCTCAGGATCTACTGAAGGA ACTTTTGCCAGATAGAAAGCAAACCATGCCCTGTCTGGAGATGAAGATAAAATTGGCCATGATGAAAAAGAATCTTCCCTTGGAAAGGAACCGACCTGACAGTGCGATTTCTTCTAAGATGTTTCTATCTATACACCGCCTCACCCTGGAA agaCCCGCACTGCGATATCCTGAACGTTTGAAGAAATTACATAACCTGAAGACAGAAG GTTACAGGAaacagcagcagtggcagcagcagcagcaacagagGAAAGTGAAAACACCTATTAAGAAACAG GAGGCTAAAAAGAAAGCCAAGAGTGATCCAGGGAGCCAGAGCACTTCACATAAACATCCAGTTACCACTGTTCATGACCCTCTCTATG GTTACAGAACTCTGCCAGGTCAGAACAGTGAcatgaagcagcagcagcagatggAAAAAGGAACCACCTCGAAACAG GATTCCACAGAGAGACCAAAGATGGACTACTGTGACCATGTGGATTTCCACCACAATGTAAAAA GTCCTGAACTGTATGAAACAGAACCCACTAACAAGGACATTAGTGCTCCGGTGGAAGCTGTGCTAAAAGCCCAGGCTGCCAGGCAAAAGAAGATCTCCTTTAACTTTTCAGAAATCATGGTTAGAACAGGCTGGAACTCTGAGCTCAAACTACTGAGGATTCTTCAGGAGACtgatgatgaggatgaggaggaCCAGTACTCTGAGGCAGAGAAGCCTCTGGAGGAATAG